Proteins encoded within one genomic window of Synechococcus sp. PCC 7335:
- the uvrA gene encoding excinuclease ABC subunit UvrA, whose product MPKKARKVAPASNGHGPIDLSVNLSDTKNLIRIRGARQHNLKDINLDLPRDKMVVFTGVSGSGKSSLAFDTIFAEGQRRYVESLSAYARQFLGQVDKPDVDAIEGLSPAISIDQKSTSHNPRSTVGTVTEIYDYLRLLYGRAGQPHCPHCDRSISPQSIDQMVDQVMELPDGTRFQLLAPVVRGKKGTHQKLLSALAAEGFVRVRINGEPRELGDNIELDKNKKHDIEVVVDRLVKKDDLQERLVDSLATALKRSEGIAIIDVLPARQTEQSEKSAPAVPEEIVFSENFACPEHGAVMDELSPRLFSFNSPYGACPNCHGLGSLQRFSEELVVPDPKVPVYAAIAPWSEKDNTYYFSLLYSVGQAFGFELQSTWASLEESQKEVILHGSKEKIYIETDSRYGRNKGYHRRYEGVLPMLQRQYQEASSETYKQKLEKYLVDQPCEVCNGTRLKPESIAVRIGPYTIKDFTSVSVRECRERVYELVGENGKAPKLTARQMAIGDLVLKEIKARLTFLLDVGLDYLTLDRTARTLSGGEAQRIRLATQIGAGLSGVLYVLDEPSIGLHQRDNDRLLNTLQRLKGLGNTLIVVEHDEDTMRAADYIVDIGPGAGIHGGQIVAQGQLEDILNCKASLTGAYLSGRQKIDTPVKRRPGNGRSIQIRNAHLNNLCNIDVDIPLGKFVCITGVSGSGKSTLINELLHPAIRHYFGSKIPHPAEMDPIKGLKALDKAIVIDQSPIGRTPRSNPATYTGIFDVVRDLYTETIEAKARGYKRGQFSFNVKGGRCEACGGQGVNVIEMNFLPDVYVVCDVCKGARYNRETLQVKYKGKNISDVLETTAEEGLKFFENIPKAASRLQTMVDVGLGYVRLGQKAPTLSGGEAQRMKLASELARRSTGKTLYLIDEPTTGLSFYDVHKLLDVVQRLVEKGNSVIMIEHNLDVIRCCDWVIDLGPEGGDRGGKIIAQGTPEDVAATEGSYTGKYLKEVLRQHPPQED is encoded by the coding sequence ATGCCGAAGAAGGCTAGGAAGGTTGCGCCAGCGTCGAATGGGCATGGGCCAATTGATCTATCAGTCAATTTATCGGATACGAAGAATTTGATTCGAATTAGGGGGGCTAGGCAGCATAACCTTAAGGATATAAATCTTGATTTGCCTAGAGACAAGATGGTTGTGTTCACTGGTGTTTCGGGCTCTGGGAAGTCTTCTTTGGCGTTTGATACGATCTTTGCGGAGGGTCAGCGGCGCTATGTGGAGTCGCTGAGTGCCTATGCTCGTCAGTTTTTGGGTCAAGTTGACAAGCCAGATGTGGATGCGATTGAGGGGCTAAGTCCGGCTATTTCAATTGACCAGAAGTCTACGTCTCATAACCCGCGTTCTACGGTAGGGACGGTGACGGAGATTTACGATTACCTAAGATTGTTGTATGGGCGCGCAGGGCAGCCTCATTGTCCTCATTGCGATAGATCGATCTCTCCACAAAGTATCGATCAGATGGTGGATCAGGTGATGGAGTTGCCAGATGGAACGCGATTTCAACTGTTGGCGCCGGTGGTCCGGGGAAAAAAGGGGACACATCAAAAGCTATTGTCTGCATTGGCGGCTGAGGGTTTTGTTCGGGTTCGGATAAATGGTGAACCGCGTGAACTGGGTGACAATATTGAGTTAGATAAAAACAAGAAACATGATATTGAAGTGGTTGTTGATCGCTTAGTGAAGAAGGACGATCTTCAAGAGAGATTAGTCGATTCTTTGGCGACTGCGCTAAAGCGCTCTGAGGGGATTGCGATTATTGATGTTTTACCGGCTCGACAGACGGAACAGTCGGAAAAGTCGGCGCCAGCAGTGCCAGAAGAGATTGTTTTTTCTGAGAATTTTGCCTGCCCAGAGCATGGCGCGGTGATGGATGAGCTATCACCTCGATTGTTCTCTTTTAATTCGCCGTATGGAGCTTGCCCAAACTGCCATGGGCTAGGAAGTTTGCAGCGGTTTTCTGAGGAGCTAGTGGTGCCCGATCCAAAGGTGCCGGTTTATGCTGCGATCGCTCCCTGGTCAGAAAAAGACAACACTTACTATTTCTCACTGCTCTACAGCGTTGGTCAAGCTTTTGGCTTCGAGCTACAGTCTACTTGGGCTAGCCTAGAAGAATCTCAAAAAGAAGTGATCTTGCATGGATCAAAAGAGAAGATCTACATAGAAACAGACTCTCGCTATGGTAGGAACAAAGGCTATCATCGCCGATATGAAGGGGTACTGCCGATGTTGCAGCGCCAATATCAAGAAGCCTCTTCTGAGACATATAAGCAGAAACTAGAGAAATACCTTGTCGATCAGCCTTGTGAAGTCTGCAATGGCACGAGGCTAAAGCCTGAATCGATCGCGGTGCGGATTGGTCCATATACGATTAAAGATTTTACGAGCGTTTCTGTACGAGAATGTCGTGAAAGAGTCTACGAACTAGTGGGTGAAAATGGCAAAGCACCAAAACTCACCGCTCGCCAGATGGCTATTGGCGATCTCGTCCTCAAAGAGATAAAAGCCCGTCTGACTTTCTTATTAGATGTCGGTCTTGACTACCTAACCTTAGACAGAACAGCCAGGACCCTTTCGGGCGGAGAAGCACAAAGAATTCGACTCGCCACCCAGATTGGCGCAGGACTGAGTGGTGTGTTGTATGTGCTCGACGAACCGAGTATTGGGCTACATCAAAGAGACAATGATAGATTGTTGAACACGCTTCAAAGACTCAAAGGATTGGGTAATACTCTGATTGTAGTGGAGCATGACGAAGACACGATGCGAGCAGCCGACTATATCGTTGATATTGGTCCTGGCGCTGGCATTCATGGTGGGCAAATCGTCGCTCAAGGCCAGTTAGAAGATATCCTCAACTGCAAAGCGTCACTGACAGGTGCCTACCTCTCTGGTCGTCAAAAGATTGATACGCCTGTCAAACGCAGACCTGGTAACGGACGCAGCATCCAAATTCGTAATGCCCACCTCAACAATCTTTGCAACATAGACGTCGATATTCCGCTGGGTAAGTTCGTTTGCATTACGGGCGTCAGTGGTTCTGGAAAGTCGACTTTGATTAATGAACTGTTGCATCCAGCCATTCGCCACTACTTCGGCAGCAAGATTCCGCATCCAGCAGAGATGGACCCGATCAAGGGATTAAAGGCTTTGGACAAAGCAATTGTGATTGATCAGTCTCCTATTGGCCGAACGCCCAGATCGAATCCTGCAACATATACTGGCATCTTTGATGTTGTTCGCGATTTGTATACGGAGACCATTGAGGCAAAGGCAAGAGGATACAAGCGCGGACAGTTCTCTTTCAATGTAAAAGGGGGACGCTGTGAGGCCTGCGGTGGCCAGGGTGTGAACGTAATTGAGATGAACTTTCTGCCGGATGTGTATGTGGTGTGCGATGTATGTAAAGGAGCGCGCTACAATCGCGAGACTTTGCAAGTGAAATATAAGGGAAAGAACATTTCTGATGTGTTGGAGACCACAGCAGAAGAAGGCTTAAAGTTCTTTGAGAATATCCCGAAGGCAGCGAGTCGATTGCAGACGATGGTGGATGTGGGCCTTGGCTATGTGCGGCTAGGCCAGAAAGCGCCGACCCTCTCAGGCGGTGAGGCGCAGCGGATGAAACTGGCCAGTGAGCTGGCTAGAAGATCGACAGGGAAAACGCTGTATTTGATTGATGAGCCGACTACAGGATTATCTTTCTATGATGTGCACAAGCTGTTGGATGTGGTGCAGCGTTTGGTAGAGAAGGGTAATTCGGTCATTATGATCGAGCACAATCTAGATGTGATTCGCTGCTGTGATTGGGTGATTGATCTAGGGCCAGAGGGGGGCGATCGCGGCGGCAAAATTATCGCTCAGGGCACTCCAGAAGACGTCGCTGCCACAGAAGGTTCGTATACTGGCAAATATCTGAAGGAAGTACTCAGGCAGCATCCGCCGCAAGAAGATTGA
- a CDS encoding HEPN domain-containing protein, translated as MSNQLHLLVRYRLDEAQETLREAELLLRSTAFRGSINRSYYAMFYALLGLLATRGLGTSKHSGVMSLFDREFVKTGIFAKEFSRSLHRAFDERQVNDHGEMLKPDQKLASALLEQARVFVHEVSDYLTRTGFDL; from the coding sequence ATGAGCAACCAGCTGCATTTGTTGGTTAGATACCGTCTAGATGAAGCTCAAGAAACGCTGAGAGAGGCAGAGTTACTGCTAAGATCTACTGCCTTCAGAGGTAGCATTAATCGTTCTTACTATGCAATGTTCTACGCTCTTTTGGGCCTGTTGGCAACTCGCGGCTTGGGTACCTCTAAGCATAGCGGTGTTATGAGCTTATTTGATCGTGAATTTGTCAAGACGGGGATCTTTGCGAAGGAATTCTCTCGCAGTCTACATCGTGCTTTTGACGAACGGCAGGTTAATGATCATGGCGAAATGCTAAAGCCAGATCAGAAGCTAGCTTCTGCATTGTTAGAACAGGCGCGAGTATTCGTACATGAAGTCTCGGATTATCTGACGAGAACGGGATTTGATCTATGA
- a CDS encoding nucleotidyltransferase domain-containing protein: MQASDRQIVSEFRDRLKNIASILDLRIFGSRAEGNAREESDLDVFIKLSDLDRPLREKIHDLAWEVGFEYDRVISTFVVTEAQLQTEAVGASPLLTKVFEEGIVVT; encoded by the coding sequence GTGCAAGCATCTGATCGTCAAATCGTCTCAGAGTTTCGCGATCGCCTGAAGAACATCGCATCAATATTAGACTTGCGAATATTTGGATCGCGAGCTGAGGGCAATGCTAGAGAAGAGTCAGATTTGGATGTATTCATCAAGCTATCGGATCTAGATCGTCCCCTCCGAGAAAAAATTCACGACTTAGCGTGGGAAGTGGGCTTTGAGTATGATCGCGTCATCTCTACATTCGTCGTCACGGAGGCACAACTACAAACAGAAGCAGTAGGCGCTAGTCCGCTACTGACTAAGGTCTTTGAAGAAGGCATTGTTGTGACATGA
- a CDS encoding Uma2 family endonuclease, whose product MVQTPLRPNTLSLELPTELLLTVTDEQFEVLAIANRELKLERTAKGELIVNPPTGWETGERNLSIVAQLGTWVENNYVLGKGFESSTGFKLSNGATRSPDASWVSQARWNALSAEQKQETFAPICPDFVVELRSDSDTLKPLQDKMREYMDNGARLGWLLDPKNRKVEVYRTGQPMEILEAPSELSGEDVLPDFVLKLRRIWT is encoded by the coding sequence ATGGTACAGACGCCGCTAAGACCCAATACGCTCTCACTTGAGCTGCCAACAGAACTATTGCTAACGGTGACTGATGAGCAGTTTGAAGTGCTCGCGATCGCAAACCGTGAGCTGAAACTAGAAAGAACCGCCAAAGGAGAGCTGATAGTGAACCCACCAACCGGATGGGAGACTGGAGAGCGCAACCTTAGCATTGTTGCTCAATTGGGCACATGGGTTGAGAATAATTATGTGTTGGGCAAAGGCTTTGAATCCTCAACGGGCTTCAAGTTATCGAACGGTGCTACTCGATCTCCTGATGCGTCCTGGGTGAGTCAAGCAAGATGGAATGCTTTGAGCGCTGAGCAAAAGCAAGAAACCTTTGCACCTATTTGTCCTGACTTTGTAGTAGAGCTGCGTTCTGACTCGGACACGCTAAAACCTCTTCAGGATAAAATGCGTGAGTATATGGACAACGGTGCTAGGTTAGGTTGGCTACTTGACCCAAAGAATAGAAAGGTAGAAGTCTATCGAACCGGGCAACCGATGGAAATTTTAGAAGCACCGAGCGAGCTTTCTGGGGAAGATGTTCTGCCCGATTTTGTGCTGAAGCTACGTCGTATTTGGACTTGA
- a CDS encoding Uma2 family endonuclease, which translates to MIAIPQPRRMTADEYLVWESRQEIRHEYCDGEVFAMTGGTKGHNRAALSLYSELVSQVDADGCEINISDVKVKVNEGLSYRYPDLVVSCDERDKSEVEFYQFPKLIAEVLSDSTENTDRGDKFQEYIQIPTLEEYVLVSTKRMQVECFRRGEGRMWLYFAYKEGETVEIASMGVELPIEKLYRNVRLDTVEAEQTS; encoded by the coding sequence ATGATTGCCATCCCTCAGCCTCGCCGTATGACTGCTGACGAATACCTCGTATGGGAATCGCGCCAAGAAATTCGCCATGAGTACTGTGATGGCGAAGTGTTCGCTATGACGGGTGGAACAAAAGGGCACAACAGAGCCGCTTTAAGCTTGTATAGCGAGCTAGTGAGTCAAGTAGATGCGGATGGGTGTGAAATCAACATCTCTGATGTCAAGGTCAAGGTAAACGAAGGGCTTTCGTATCGCTATCCCGATCTGGTGGTGAGCTGTGATGAACGCGATAAGAGCGAAGTAGAGTTCTATCAGTTCCCAAAGTTGATTGCAGAAGTGCTCTCTGATAGCACAGAAAACACAGACCGAGGAGATAAGTTTCAAGAATACATTCAAATTCCGACGCTTGAAGAGTATGTGTTGGTTAGTACCAAGCGGATGCAGGTAGAGTGTTTTCGGCGTGGGGAAGGGCGGATGTGGTTGTATTTTGCCTACAAAGAAGGTGAGACGGTTGAGATTGCGAGTATGGGCGTTGAGCTGCCGATTGAGAAGCTGTATCGGAATGTTCGGTTGGATACTGTGGAAGCAGAACAAACTTCGTAG
- a CDS encoding NACHT domain-containing NTPase, with protein sequence MTGSELLIGAAAEGIAALITDTTKAGSSSAIANTIKGIRDKSKQTIFNASRRYIETYQKRHCQLKVLGMREPVNLSSIYTGVKLLDSQDILQFDPSALEENFRQNRFRGYSGRGRKDRKQSGVAIANQKQYLMVLGGPGAGKSTFLRKVGLEALRTFYYEGVTYEPRVIPVLLELKQFEASDVNIAKFIAAEFETCGFPEAEAFMQNALTQGNLLVMLDGLDEVPSANLDNVLKTIRDFVDRYDKNRFIASCRVAAVGYRGSAFVRFSNVTMADFDDEQIQQFINNWFSSESDRERETAEKCWEVLQKSENKASKELAHTPLLLTYLCLVYDLSQRFPNNRSSLYKKALRILLEEWAAEKRILRDEIYEGLSIEQEEILLSEIAYDGMEGDQLFFDKRWLSSQIRNFLAGNLNAPKGLDSEKVLNAIEVRQGILVERMENQYSFSHLTLQEYLAAQYLIDNHAWKGLVRQHITDNRWREIFLLLPGLMLGRSGADSLLLEMKVQADSYISTPRLKALINWAETAIDQSEEKLKPAAKRSVAIFLALDRALDRAEARAKIFHSVNFSGLV encoded by the coding sequence ATGACTGGCTCTGAACTCCTAATAGGTGCTGCGGCAGAGGGCATTGCCGCTTTGATCACTGATACGACGAAAGCGGGCAGTAGTAGTGCTATCGCCAATACGATCAAAGGCATCAGAGACAAGAGCAAGCAGACGATCTTTAACGCTTCTCGAAGATATATAGAGACGTATCAAAAGCGGCACTGTCAGCTAAAGGTTCTTGGAATGCGAGAGCCAGTAAACCTCTCTTCCATCTACACGGGGGTGAAGCTGCTGGATAGCCAGGATATCTTGCAGTTTGACCCGAGCGCTTTAGAAGAGAATTTTCGGCAAAATCGCTTTCGTGGATACAGTGGTAGAGGTCGCAAGGACAGAAAACAATCGGGTGTTGCTATTGCGAATCAAAAGCAGTATCTAATGGTGCTGGGTGGGCCGGGTGCGGGAAAGAGCACTTTCTTGAGAAAGGTGGGTTTGGAGGCGCTGCGGACTTTTTACTACGAGGGTGTAACGTATGAGCCGCGAGTGATTCCGGTACTGCTGGAGCTGAAGCAGTTTGAAGCAAGTGATGTGAATATTGCCAAGTTCATCGCGGCTGAGTTTGAGACTTGTGGCTTTCCAGAAGCAGAGGCGTTTATGCAGAATGCACTGACGCAGGGGAATTTATTGGTCATGTTGGATGGCTTGGATGAAGTGCCGAGTGCCAATCTAGACAACGTGCTAAAGACGATTCGAGACTTTGTAGATCGCTATGACAAGAATCGCTTTATCGCGTCTTGCCGGGTAGCGGCGGTTGGATATCGCGGTAGTGCGTTTGTGCGATTCAGCAATGTGACGATGGCAGATTTTGATGATGAACAGATTCAGCAGTTCATCAACAACTGGTTTAGTAGTGAGTCGGATAGAGAACGCGAAACTGCTGAGAAGTGCTGGGAAGTGTTGCAAAAGTCGGAGAATAAAGCCTCAAAAGAGCTAGCGCATACGCCGCTGCTGCTGACCTATCTATGTTTGGTGTATGACCTTTCTCAGCGCTTTCCAAACAACCGCAGCAGTCTGTACAAAAAGGCGCTGCGGATATTGCTAGAAGAGTGGGCAGCAGAAAAGCGAATCTTGCGAGATGAGATCTACGAAGGGCTGAGTATAGAACAAGAAGAGATTCTGCTTTCTGAGATTGCCTATGACGGGATGGAGGGCGACCAGCTCTTTTTTGATAAGCGGTGGCTGTCTAGTCAAATTAGGAATTTCCTGGCTGGCAATCTGAATGCGCCGAAGGGATTGGATAGTGAAAAGGTGCTGAATGCGATAGAGGTACGGCAGGGCATCTTGGTAGAGCGAATGGAGAATCAGTACTCTTTCTCTCATCTGACGCTGCAAGAGTATCTAGCTGCTCAGTATCTAATCGATAACCATGCGTGGAAAGGGCTAGTGCGACAGCATATTACCGACAATCGCTGGCGCGAGATTTTTCTCCTATTGCCTGGACTGATGCTAGGTCGCTCAGGCGCAGATAGTTTGCTGCTGGAGATGAAGGTACAGGCCGATAGCTACATCAGTACCCCGCGACTGAAGGCTCTAATAAACTGGGCAGAAACTGCCATCGACCAATCCGAAGAAAAATTGAAGCCTGCGGCGAAAAGATCTGTTGCTATTTTTCTCGCCCTCGACCGCGCCCTCGACCGCGCGGAGGCTCGAGCAAAGATATTTCACAGCGTAAATTTTAGTGGCTTAGTGTGA
- a CDS encoding MarC family protein — MPIRDFADFILGSIAALFPVMDPIGSVPVFLVLTAGVPQSLRHSYARRIALNVIFLLISFLLVGGGILRFFGISLEVVRIAGGIVVFHAAWNTMNAESKMSELENQDAAQKAGEHKDISFMPMTIPLLAGPGSIAVVLGLAAEASRGAGTVETAQNLLAVVIAIGLIGLIIYVALRSSSLLLKWLGAGGIQALSRLLGLFVMAIGVQLILSGLGDWIESLSL; from the coding sequence ATGCCTATTAGAGACTTTGCTGACTTTATTCTAGGAAGTATTGCGGCGCTATTTCCCGTCATGGACCCGATTGGCAGCGTCCCTGTCTTTCTAGTATTGACCGCAGGGGTTCCACAATCGCTTCGACATAGCTATGCTCGGCGGATCGCGCTGAATGTGATCTTTTTGCTCATTAGTTTTTTGCTCGTCGGTGGTGGAATTCTTCGGTTCTTTGGCATCTCGCTAGAGGTGGTGCGGATTGCAGGGGGCATTGTCGTCTTCCATGCAGCTTGGAATACGATGAATGCCGAGTCGAAGATGAGCGAGCTAGAAAACCAAGACGCGGCTCAAAAAGCAGGCGAGCATAAAGATATCTCGTTCATGCCTATGACCATTCCTCTCCTGGCCGGACCGGGCTCCATCGCAGTAGTTCTGGGGCTAGCGGCTGAAGCGAGTCGAGGCGCAGGCACGGTTGAAACAGCCCAAAACTTGCTAGCAGTTGTCATTGCCATTGGTTTGATCGGTCTGATCATTTACGTTGCCCTACGCTCTTCTTCTCTGTTGCTCAAGTGGTTAGGTGCCGGAGGAATTCAGGCACTCAGTCGGCTACTGGGTCTGTTTGTGATGGCGATTGGCGTACAGCTAATTTTGAGCGGGCTAGGTGATTGGATTGAGTCTTTGAGCCTGTAA
- a CDS encoding GNAT family N-acetyltransferase: protein MKANFLVSPLEVDDEPVLWEMLMHAAHESSVEAVKANPDLAQYVLEWGRAGDLGVIAKQDKAAVGAAWVRLWSAENQGYGYVSDDIPELAIAVVPRMRGQGIGTVLLSKILQLARPHFPAVCLSIRQDNPALRLYERTGFVKFAGSEVTNRAGGVSFTMLYRF, encoded by the coding sequence ATGAAGGCTAACTTTCTAGTTTCTCCCCTAGAGGTCGATGACGAACCCGTCCTATGGGAAATGCTAATGCATGCGGCCCACGAGTCATCGGTGGAAGCGGTCAAAGCTAATCCTGATTTGGCCCAATACGTTTTAGAGTGGGGTAGAGCAGGTGATCTAGGCGTGATTGCTAAACAGGACAAAGCTGCGGTTGGCGCTGCTTGGGTTCGGCTATGGTCAGCGGAAAACCAAGGCTATGGGTATGTGTCCGACGATATTCCAGAATTGGCGATCGCGGTGGTACCCCGAATGCGCGGCCAAGGGATTGGGACGGTTTTGCTGTCAAAGATCTTGCAGCTAGCTCGGCCTCATTTTCCCGCAGTGTGCTTGAGTATTCGCCAGGATAATCCGGCGCTAAGGCTATATGAGCGGACTGGATTTGTAAAATTTGCTGGCTCTGAGGTGACAAATCGAGCCGGTGGCGTTTCTTTTACGATGCTGTACAGATTCTAA
- a CDS encoding ABC transporter permease — translation MTPSSQQLSVNNNAGSLLRDFFLGETTRYVVKRVLQGLLTLLLATAFSFLVVQLAPGDFLTPFRQNPQISPETIADLETRFGLDQPVWKQYFLWLRQVVTEFDFGISFAYQRPALELLWERVPNTILLSAASIFVTWAIAIPLGIISAVNQNNLIDRTLRVLSYIGQGFPTIITGLLLLFFAQLTTPLFPVGGRTSLFHEDLNWIGKLLDIGWHLILPTLALSITSFAGLQRLMRGQLLDVLRQDYIQTARAKGLSESKVIYVHALRNAINPLITILGFEFSSLLSGSFIVENYFSWPGLGQLTLAAVQTQDLFLIMASLVLGAVMLILGNLLADLALSFVDPRIKLSRLN, via the coding sequence ATGACTCCCTCTTCTCAACAGCTTTCTGTCAACAACAATGCAGGCTCGCTGCTACGTGATTTTTTTCTCGGTGAAACGACTCGCTATGTTGTGAAACGGGTATTGCAGGGTCTTTTGACGCTGCTACTAGCTACAGCGTTTAGTTTCCTAGTCGTACAGCTAGCACCCGGCGACTTCTTAACGCCGTTTCGTCAAAATCCACAAATCTCCCCCGAAACGATTGCCGATCTAGAAACTCGTTTTGGTCTAGACCAGCCGGTCTGGAAGCAGTACTTTCTTTGGCTAAGACAAGTCGTCACCGAGTTTGACTTTGGCATTAGCTTTGCCTATCAAAGACCCGCTCTAGAGCTTTTGTGGGAGCGAGTCCCCAATACAATCCTCCTCTCTGCAGCGTCTATCTTTGTGACCTGGGCGATCGCGATTCCGCTAGGCATTATCAGCGCAGTCAACCAAAACAACCTCATAGATCGCACACTGCGAGTCCTCAGCTACATTGGTCAGGGCTTCCCAACAATTATCACAGGTCTGTTGCTACTCTTCTTCGCGCAGCTAACAACGCCGCTCTTTCCAGTTGGCGGGCGGACCAGTCTTTTCCACGAAGATCTCAATTGGATAGGAAAGCTGTTAGATATTGGTTGGCATCTGATTTTACCGACACTCGCACTTAGCATCACTAGTTTTGCCGGCCTACAAAGACTCATGCGCGGGCAGCTACTAGATGTCTTGCGTCAAGACTATATCCAGACGGCCAGGGCAAAAGGGCTCTCAGAAAGCAAAGTCATCTATGTGCATGCGCTACGAAATGCAATCAACCCTTTAATTACAATATTAGGCTTCGAATTTTCGAGTTTGCTGAGTGGTTCTTTTATTGTAGAAAATTATTTTAGCTGGCCAGGGCTAGGGCAGCTAACGCTAGCAGCGGTACAAACCCAGGATTTGTTCTTGATTATGGCGAGTTTAGTACTAGGCGCGGTAATGCTGATTTTGGGCAATTTGCTAGCAGATCTCGCGCTGTCTTTTGTCGATCCTCGAATTAAGCTATCACGATTAAATTAG
- a CDS encoding adenine phosphoribosyltransferase: MDLKALITDIPDFPQPGIIFRDITTLLQDPAGLDHAVSELCIKANSVSPEIIAGIESRGFIFGMPVARQMSQGFVPIRKAGKLPREVHTVAYALEYGEDQLEVHQDAFTPGTKVLIVDDLLATGGTAAAAAELVEKAGGTVAGFSFVIELEGLAGRDKLPADIPVMSLLTY; the protein is encoded by the coding sequence ATGGATCTAAAGGCTCTGATTACAGACATTCCAGACTTTCCACAGCCAGGCATCATCTTTCGAGACATCACTACCCTGCTACAAGATCCAGCAGGGTTGGATCACGCAGTATCGGAGCTTTGTATCAAAGCAAATAGCGTCTCACCTGAGATCATTGCCGGAATCGAGTCACGGGGATTCATTTTTGGCATGCCGGTAGCTCGTCAGATGTCGCAGGGATTTGTGCCTATTCGCAAGGCTGGCAAATTGCCTAGAGAAGTTCACACGGTGGCTTACGCTCTAGAATACGGAGAAGATCAACTAGAGGTTCACCAGGATGCGTTTACACCTGGCACTAAGGTACTGATCGTCGATGATTTACTCGCGACAGGCGGAACAGCAGCCGCAGCCGCAGAACTGGTTGAAAAGGCAGGAGGCACCGTTGCTGGCTTTAGTTTTGTCATTGAGCTAGAAGGGTTGGCAGGGCGCGACAAACTGCCTGCTGACATACCCGTGATGAGTTTGCTCACGTATTGA
- the corA gene encoding magnesium/cobalt transporter CorA produces MNQNPKKQRVDKWTNKPVPPSIEEGKEEEERRHWDYHYDEIGMAPGTLVIDEDASPTELMLIDYSAKAATRRRLRSPEEAAIHLNSESVSWIDLQGLGNADVLNRLGKVFHLHPLVLEDVVNVPQRPKIEYYGEQLLIITRMVMLNPDADKGENRFNSEQLSFVLGQNYLLTVQEEPDQDCLNAVRNRIRTGQGFIRAEGVDYLTYALLDAVIDAYFPVLEDYGEYIESLEDEVIFNPSEQTVQKIYQARRELMSLRRSIWPQRNALSRLVRDSSTLIRPEVRVYLQDCYDHVVQVLDIVETYRELTANLMDVYLSSVSNRMNEVMKTLTVISSIFIPLTFIVGVYGMNFNSAASPWNMPELDLYWGYPLCWAMMIAIALGLSYYFWRKGWFNNTTGTHLPKG; encoded by the coding sequence ATGAACCAGAATCCCAAAAAGCAGCGAGTAGATAAGTGGACCAATAAGCCTGTGCCTCCAAGCATAGAAGAAGGCAAAGAAGAGGAGGAGCGCCGCCACTGGGACTATCACTACGATGAGATAGGAATGGCCCCAGGCACACTCGTCATTGATGAAGATGCTTCACCTACCGAGCTAATGTTAATTGACTACAGCGCTAAGGCCGCTACTCGCAGAAGGCTGCGATCGCCTGAAGAAGCGGCTATCCATCTAAATTCTGAGTCGGTCTCTTGGATAGATTTACAGGGCCTAGGCAACGCAGATGTCCTCAATCGCCTAGGCAAAGTTTTTCATCTACATCCGCTCGTCCTTGAAGACGTTGTCAACGTTCCTCAAAGACCCAAGATCGAGTACTACGGCGAGCAGCTACTGATTATCACTCGCATGGTGATGCTAAATCCAGACGCTGATAAAGGTGAGAATCGCTTTAATAGCGAGCAGCTTAGCTTTGTATTAGGTCAGAACTATCTGTTGACCGTGCAAGAAGAGCCAGATCAAGATTGCTTGAATGCGGTGCGTAATCGGATTCGGACTGGGCAGGGGTTTATTCGCGCTGAAGGCGTGGACTATCTAACCTACGCGTTACTCGATGCTGTGATCGATGCTTATTTTCCTGTGCTAGAAGACTATGGCGAATATATCGAATCGCTAGAAGACGAGGTGATTTTCAATCCGAGCGAACAGACAGTCCAAAAGATATACCAGGCTAGAAGAGAGCTGATGAGTCTACGTCGCTCGATATGGCCTCAGCGAAATGCGCTAAGCAGACTTGTGCGCGATAGCAGTACGCTGATTCGCCCTGAGGTGCGAGTCTATCTACAAGACTGCTACGACCATGTGGTGCAGGTCCTAGATATCGTAGAAACCTACCGGGAGCTAACCGCAAACCTGATGGATGTCTATCTATCCTCAGTTAGCAATCGCATGAATGAGGTCATGAAAACGCTAACAGTAATTTCGTCTATCTTTATTCCACTGACATTTATCGTTGGCGTCTATGGCATGAATTTCAATTCCGCCGCTTCCCCTTGGAATATGCCAGAGCTAGATCTGTATTGGGGCTACCCATTGTGTTGGGCAATGATGATTGCGATCGCGCTTGGCTTGTCTTACTACTTCTGGCGTAAGGGCTGGTTTAACAACACAACGGGTACCCACTTACCCAAAGGATGA